The Pseudomonas sp. TH06 genome has a window encoding:
- a CDS encoding TetR/AcrR family transcriptional regulator — protein sequence MKTRDRILECALQLFNEKGEPNVSTMEVANEMGISPGNLYYHFHGKEPLILGLFERFQNELAPLLDPPSDVELAPEDYWLFLHLIVERLAQYRFLFQDLSNLAGRLPKLAKGIRHLLNALKRTLASLLARLKASGQLVSDTQALGQLVEQITMTLLFSLDYQRILDREGEVRLVVYQIMMLVAPHLLPSVKVATERMALQYLEDHE from the coding sequence ATGAAAACCCGCGACCGGATTCTCGAATGTGCTCTGCAACTGTTCAACGAAAAGGGCGAGCCGAACGTCTCCACCATGGAGGTGGCCAACGAAATGGGGATCAGCCCCGGCAACCTCTACTACCACTTCCACGGCAAGGAGCCGCTGATACTCGGCTTGTTCGAGCGCTTCCAGAATGAACTGGCACCGCTGCTCGATCCGCCCTCGGATGTTGAACTGGCACCGGAGGATTACTGGCTGTTTTTGCATTTGATCGTCGAGCGACTGGCGCAGTACCGGTTCCTGTTTCAGGACCTGTCGAACCTGGCCGGACGGCTGCCGAAACTGGCGAAAGGGATTCGTCATTTGCTCAACGCGCTAAAGCGCACGCTGGCGTCTTTGCTGGCGCGGTTGAAGGCGTCGGGGCAGTTGGTCAGTGATACCCAGGCGCTGGGGCAACTGGTGGAGCAGATCACCATGACCTTGCTGTTTTCACTGGACTATCAGCGGATTCTGGATCGTGAGGGTGAGGTTCGGTTGGTGGTTTATCAGATCATGATGCTGGTGGCACCGCATCTGTTGCCATCGGTGAAAGTGGCGACCGAGCGGATGGCCCTGCAGTACCTCGAAGATCACGAATAA
- the phaC gene encoding class II poly(R)-hydroxyalkanoic acid synthase: protein MRDKPATGVVPSPAVFINAQSAITGLRGRDLISTLRSVAAHGLRNPIHSAKHALKLGGQLGRVLLGETLHPTNPQDTRFADPAWSLNPFYRRSLQAYLAWQKQVKSWIDDSNMNPDDRARAHFAFTLLNDAVAPSNTLLNPLAIKELFNSGGNSLVRGLSHLFDDLLHNDGLPRQVTRQAFEVGKTVATTTGSVVFRNELLELIQYKPMSEKQYAKPLLVVPPQINKYYIFDLSPHNSFVQYALKNGLQTFMISWRNPDVRHREWGLSTYVEAVEEAMNVCRAITGAREVNLMGACAGGLTIAALQGHLQAKRQLRRISSATYLVSLLDSEIETSATLFADEQTLEAAKRRSYQKGVLDGRDMAKVFAWMRPNDLIWSYFVNNYLLGKEPPAFDILYWNNDNTRLPAAFHGDLLDFFKHNPLTHPGGLEVCGTPIDLQKVTVDSFSVAGMNDHITPWDAVYRSTLLLGGERRFVLSNSGHVQSILNPPSNPKAAYVENGKMSSDPRAWYYDAKHVDGSWWPQWLEWIQQRSGAQHETQMTLGNPNYPPMEAAPGTYVRVR from the coding sequence ATGCGCGACAAACCAGCGACGGGCGTAGTGCCCAGCCCCGCCGTGTTCATCAACGCACAAAGTGCGATCACCGGCCTGCGTGGGCGGGATTTGATCTCGACCTTGCGCAGCGTCGCCGCCCATGGCCTGCGCAATCCGATTCACAGCGCGAAGCACGCCTTGAAACTCGGCGGCCAGTTGGGCCGCGTGCTGCTGGGCGAAACCCTGCACCCGACCAATCCGCAGGACACCCGCTTCGCCGACCCGGCGTGGAGCCTCAATCCGTTCTACCGGCGCAGCCTGCAGGCGTATCTGGCCTGGCAGAAACAGGTCAAGAGCTGGATCGATGACAGCAACATGAACCCGGACGACCGCGCCCGTGCACACTTTGCCTTTACCCTGCTCAACGACGCCGTGGCGCCGTCAAACACCCTGCTCAACCCGCTGGCGATCAAGGAGCTGTTCAACTCCGGCGGCAACAGTCTGGTGCGCGGCCTCAGTCATCTGTTCGATGACCTGCTGCACAACGACGGCTTGCCACGCCAAGTCACCCGCCAGGCATTCGAGGTCGGCAAGACCGTTGCCACCACCACCGGCTCGGTGGTGTTTCGCAACGAACTGCTGGAGCTGATCCAGTACAAGCCAATGAGCGAAAAGCAGTACGCCAAGCCACTGCTGGTGGTGCCGCCGCAAATCAACAAGTACTACATATTCGACCTGAGTCCACACAACAGCTTCGTCCAGTACGCCCTGAAGAACGGCTTGCAGACTTTCATGATCAGCTGGCGCAACCCCGATGTGCGTCATCGCGAGTGGGGTCTGTCGACCTACGTCGAAGCGGTTGAAGAGGCGATGAACGTGTGCCGGGCGATCACCGGCGCCCGCGAGGTCAACTTGATGGGCGCCTGCGCTGGCGGGCTGACCATCGCAGCCTTGCAGGGTCATTTACAGGCCAAACGGCAGTTGCGGCGCATCTCCAGCGCGACGTATCTGGTCAGCCTGCTCGACAGCGAGATCGAAACCTCTGCCACGTTGTTTGCCGATGAGCAAACCCTCGAAGCCGCCAAGCGCCGCTCTTATCAAAAGGGCGTGCTGGACGGTCGCGACATGGCCAAGGTCTTCGCCTGGATGCGTCCGAACGATTTGATCTGGAGTTACTTCGTCAACAACTACCTGCTGGGCAAAGAACCGCCCGCCTTCGACATCCTTTACTGGAATAACGACAACACTCGTCTGCCCGCCGCGTTTCACGGTGACCTGTTGGACTTCTTCAAACACAACCCGCTGACCCATCCGGGTGGGCTGGAAGTGTGCGGTACGCCGATCGACCTGCAAAAGGTCACCGTCGACAGCTTCAGCGTCGCCGGCATGAACGACCACATCACGCCGTGGGACGCGGTGTATCGCTCAACCTTGCTGCTGGGTGGCGAGCGCCGTTTCGTGCTGTCCAATAGCGGCCACGTGCAAAGCATCCTCAACCCGCCGAGCAACCCGAAAGCCGCGTACGTCGAGAACGGCAAGATGAGCAGCGACCCACGCGCCTGGTACTACGACGCCAAACACGTCGACGGCAGCTGGTGGCCGCAGTGGCTGGAATGGATTCAACAACGCTCGGGCGCCCAGCATGAAACCCAGATGACTCTCGGCAACCCGAACTATCCACCGATGGAGGCGGCGCCCGGTACATACGTGCGTGTGCGCTGA